In Crinalium epipsammum PCC 9333, the following are encoded in one genomic region:
- a CDS encoding restriction endonuclease subunit S produces MNHFFAIKRGEIGDRLDASYFASGNWLELSKFPISIIGRHFDVRDGDHSRLPSEELSTPEEGVRYLRAQDLCEGEIISDDPIYISHRYFAKIERSHIKPGDLLFSVMASIGNSAIVPDDFPPTTANRAVGILSPLTQNKILTWYLFYLFSTELGEQLYTRIKKGGLQRRTNLADVEALEFPLPPTAKQEELVTAMDKARSQRKQKLAEADTLLSSLDNYLLTTLGLNRFGEDDRNVFAIQNFSINRRLDPHFHAPSFKQISRLLSTTTTVPIGSIVGFSKETWKPEEDEKSTFRYIEISNVRPETGEATWVEIPVKEAPSRARMVVQEDDIIVSLTRPHHGSIAHLSGEFDGCIASTGFAVIRYVSKLVNREYLWCILRSQLCLQQMLQRSSGGNYPAIIKSELENVVVPIPEISIQETIVSEVQRRRREARNLRSEAEIEWQAAKQWFEEQLLGSAPL; encoded by the coding sequence ATCAATCACTTCTTTGCTATTAAACGGGGCGAAATTGGAGACAGATTAGATGCAAGCTACTTTGCCTCTGGAAACTGGCTAGAACTTTCAAAGTTTCCTATTTCCATAATTGGTAGACACTTTGATGTTCGAGATGGCGATCATAGCCGATTACCTAGTGAAGAGCTTTCAACCCCAGAGGAAGGAGTCCGATATCTCAGAGCACAAGATCTTTGTGAAGGTGAGATCATTTCAGATGATCCGATTTACATTTCACATAGATACTTTGCAAAAATTGAAAGGTCTCACATTAAACCTGGCGATTTGCTCTTTTCTGTTATGGCATCGATAGGAAATAGCGCAATTGTTCCTGATGACTTTCCTCCAACTACGGCAAATCGAGCAGTAGGTATTCTTTCTCCCCTTACACAAAACAAAATTTTAACTTGGTATCTTTTTTATCTATTTAGTACCGAACTTGGAGAGCAGCTTTACACACGAATTAAAAAGGGTGGACTTCAACGTCGCACTAACTTAGCTGACGTAGAAGCTCTCGAATTTCCTCTGCCACCGACAGCTAAACAAGAAGAACTTGTTACTGCGATGGATAAGGCACGATCGCAGCGAAAACAAAAACTAGCAGAAGCCGACACTCTCCTTTCCAGTCTTGATAATTATTTGCTAACAACTCTCGGACTTAATCGCTTTGGTGAAGACGATCGCAATGTATTCGCTATACAGAATTTTAGTATTAATAGAAGACTTGATCCACATTTTCATGCTCCTAGCTTCAAGCAGATTAGTCGATTACTTTCTACAACAACAACAGTACCTATAGGATCGATAGTTGGCTTTTCTAAAGAAACTTGGAAGCCTGAAGAAGATGAAAAAAGCACATTCCGTTACATCGAAATTAGTAATGTGAGACCAGAAACAGGAGAAGCCACATGGGTTGAAATTCCTGTAAAAGAAGCACCTAGTCGTGCTCGAATGGTTGTCCAGGAGGATGACATTATCGTTAGTCTCACTCGACCCCATCATGGTTCTATTGCCCATCTATCTGGTGAGTTTGATGGCTGCATTGCATCAACTGGTTTTGCTGTAATTCGTTATGTAAGCAAGTTGGTGAATCGAGAATATCTTTGGTGCATTCTTCGTTCTCAGCTTTGTCTTCAGCAGATGCTTCAACGTTCCAGTGGCGGTAATTATCCTGCCATTATCAAGTCAGAGTTAGAGAATGTTGTAGTTCCCATACCAGAAATCTCTATTCAGGAAACAATTGTCTCTGAAGTGCAACGTCGCCGACGAGAAGCCCGAAACTTGCGATCTGAAGCCGAAATAGAATGGCAAGCGGCAAAGCAATGGTTTGAAGAACAACTGCTAGGATCTGCCCCATTATGA
- a CDS encoding restriction endonuclease subunit M, translating into MSAETPKTYLEQAIEDGHAELIGEGSRERIRYIATDHSERWSDPEEKVRAEFWAELIYKYEYDPNRIKFEVNVPRRTPNDYADLVVYKDDEFKDPYFVFEVKRADISDAEFAQSIEQACGNRASLGAPFCGAIAGLTRRLLRFDKFPPGERDRNHLTDIPKRYGKPPEWRFYKNRPGQDLSAVPREELRSAIRKCHQTLWEGGRRSPIAAFGEFCKIVFVKYRDEKNPELEDNQPYAFQRREEESSDALAKRIFKLYKTEQELEPGVFTEPINVDPPVLAQVVEHLEAISLDRTELDTKGVAFEEFMGGFFKGDFGQYFTPRELIAFSVKILNPERKHLILDPACGSGGFLLYSLDHIRKIADHRFPKYKTDPDERERHKDDWHKFAEKNLFGIEINEELARVAKMNMIIHDDGHTNILGHDALDFLEKIKAIKPDLVPGKFDLILTNPPFGSVVKATEKDKGYLDQFDLRRYLNKATTGTEPDESAQGERDAKRGAKAVKARTSIKTEILFIERIWLYLKPGEGRAAIVLPDGILTNSSLQGVRDWMLSHFQILAVVSLPQFAFAYYDAGVKASIIFLRRLKDEEVVPDDQPIFMALAENIGYDATGRKTFNVTVESEIPEREKVERHSCDLFDYRVYFEWNTVNPKTPGWSERHREIIPDTGLVAQWREFQKDAAPFFV; encoded by the coding sequence ATGTCGGCTGAAACTCCCAAAACCTACCTGGAACAGGCAATTGAAGATGGTCATGCTGAGCTTATTGGCGAAGGCAGTAGGGAACGTATACGCTATATCGCTACTGATCATTCAGAAAGATGGTCTGACCCAGAAGAGAAGGTTAGGGCTGAGTTTTGGGCTGAGTTGATTTATAAGTATGAATACGATCCAAACCGCATCAAATTTGAGGTCAACGTACCACGGCGTACCCCTAATGACTATGCTGACTTGGTGGTTTACAAAGACGACGAGTTTAAAGACCCTTATTTTGTCTTTGAAGTTAAACGCGCAGACATCAGTGATGCTGAGTTTGCTCAATCGATTGAGCAAGCTTGTGGAAATCGGGCAAGTCTTGGTGCTCCTTTTTGTGGTGCGATCGCAGGTTTAACCCGTCGCCTGCTGCGTTTTGACAAGTTTCCGCCGGGTGAGCGAGATCGGAACCATCTTACAGATATTCCAAAACGATACGGTAAGCCTCCTGAATGGCGGTTCTATAAAAACAGACCAGGGCAGGATCTCTCTGCTGTCCCCCGTGAGGAATTACGCTCTGCCATTCGTAAATGCCATCAGACTCTTTGGGAAGGAGGTCGTCGTAGTCCAATCGCTGCATTTGGTGAGTTCTGCAAAATTGTCTTCGTTAAGTATCGGGACGAAAAAAATCCGGAGCTGGAAGATAATCAGCCCTACGCATTTCAGCGTCGAGAAGAGGAAAGTAGTGACGCACTAGCTAAACGTATTTTTAAGCTTTATAAAACTGAACAAGAGCTTGAGCCTGGAGTTTTTACTGAGCCTATCAATGTAGATCCTCCCGTGTTAGCTCAGGTTGTTGAACACTTGGAAGCAATATCCCTAGATCGCACTGAACTGGACACAAAAGGAGTAGCTTTTGAAGAGTTTATGGGGGGATTCTTCAAAGGTGATTTTGGTCAGTATTTTACACCCCGCGAACTGATCGCCTTTTCTGTTAAAATTCTCAACCCAGAACGCAAGCATTTAATTCTTGATCCGGCTTGTGGATCTGGAGGTTTTTTACTCTACTCGCTTGATCACATTCGGAAGATAGCTGATCATCGGTTTCCTAAGTATAAAACTGATCCAGACGAGCGGGAAAGGCACAAAGATGACTGGCATAAATTTGCTGAAAAAAATTTGTTTGGCATTGAAATTAATGAAGAATTAGCTCGTGTCGCCAAGATGAATATGATCATTCATGATGATGGTCATACTAATATTTTGGGACATGATGCTCTTGATTTTCTTGAGAAAATAAAAGCGATTAAGCCTGATCTTGTTCCAGGTAAGTTTGATTTGATTCTGACGAATCCCCCGTTTGGTTCAGTTGTCAAAGCAACCGAAAAAGATAAGGGCTACCTTGATCAGTTTGATTTGCGGCGTTATCTCAATAAAGCAACAACGGGTACAGAACCGGATGAATCCGCCCAGGGTGAAAGGGATGCAAAGCGAGGAGCAAAAGCGGTAAAAGCTCGTACCAGCATTAAAACAGAAATCTTGTTTATTGAACGGATTTGGTTATATCTAAAGCCCGGTGAAGGCAGGGCGGCGATCGTCTTACCGGATGGGATTTTAACAAACTCCTCTCTGCAAGGGGTAAGAGATTGGATGCTGTCCCATTTTCAAATTCTTGCAGTGGTAAGTTTACCTCAGTTTGCCTTTGCTTACTACGATGCAGGAGTGAAAGCCAGTATCATTTTTCTACGGAGATTAAAGGATGAGGAAGTAGTACCTGACGATCAGCCGATCTTTATGGCACTGGCTGAAAATATTGGGTATGACGCAACGGGACGAAAAACTTTTAATGTAACTGTTGAAAGTGAAATTCCAGAGCGAGAGAAAGTAGAGCGGCATAGCTGCGATCTATTCGATTACCGTGTTTATTTTGAATGGAATACGGTTAACCCCAAGACACCTGGATGGAGTGAACGCCATCGAGAGATTATTCCTGATACGGGGTTGGTTGCTCAGTGGCGTGAGTTTCAAAAAGATGCAGCACCTTTTTTCGTCTAA
- the cobJ gene encoding precorrin-3B C(17)-methyltransferase, translated as MSQLLFQDFQPLAAIATTPSGAKKLQLLCQTAGATLWIPESLTGIENAQVYTGSLKTHLANIWQEYRAFVFCLATGAVVRLIAPLLEHKSVDPAVVVIDEAGQFVISLCSGHQGGGDNLAQLIAHQLGATPVLTGAASSLGLPGIDVLGVPFGWCRGEGNWTEVSATIARGEAVQVIQQAGSTLWQKHLPEKHPLIFEESLLSTKNPSPPLTPLPVNGEGLGVGFFNQQFKAKIWITPNLLQLPDATLPQVQWHPRVLWVGVGCERGTPKPAIEAAIVEVLKANNLAESAIAGIATIDIKADEQGIIELCSDRNLPLQTFPASVLNSVNVPNPSKVVAAEVGTPSVSEAAALSAAKCQSLLVTKQIFYCDAEGKLIQNTSPDQDKAKIPNRQGAVTVAIAQAEQEYTGRTGYLYLIGTGPGQLDQMTPAAQTAVTQADAVIGYSLYIDLISPLLRPGQIVEALPITQERQRAERAIALAQWGLNVAVVSSGDSGIYGMAGLVLEQLSTQNWDGKTPGVQVFPGITALQSAAARVGTPLMHDFCAISLSDLLTPWEVIEKRLTAAAQADFITALYNPRSQTRTQQIAIAQDIFLQHRHPDTPVSVVRSAYRDDEQITLTTLDKLLDAPIDMLTLVLIGNQSTRIHSNWMITPRGYLGFGN; from the coding sequence TTGAGCCAGTTACTTTTTCAAGATTTCCAGCCTTTAGCCGCGATCGCAACTACTCCTAGCGGTGCAAAAAAACTACAATTACTGTGTCAAACTGCTGGCGCTACCCTCTGGATACCAGAATCTTTAACTGGAATTGAAAATGCCCAAGTATATACAGGTTCCTTAAAAACTCACTTAGCGAATATTTGGCAGGAGTATCGCGCTTTTGTCTTTTGTTTAGCTACAGGCGCAGTAGTACGCTTAATTGCACCATTACTAGAGCATAAATCCGTTGATCCTGCTGTTGTAGTGATTGATGAGGCAGGTCAGTTTGTAATTAGTTTATGTAGTGGTCATCAAGGCGGTGGTGATAATTTAGCCCAATTAATCGCCCATCAGTTAGGCGCAACACCTGTATTAACTGGTGCTGCATCTAGTTTAGGTTTACCAGGAATTGATGTATTAGGAGTACCTTTCGGTTGGTGTCGCGGTGAGGGAAATTGGACAGAAGTTAGCGCAACTATAGCGCGTGGTGAAGCCGTGCAGGTAATTCAGCAAGCGGGTTCTACCCTGTGGCAAAAGCATTTACCGGAAAAGCATCCATTGATTTTTGAAGAATCTTTATTATCCACAAAAAACCCCTCCCCACCTCTTACCCCCCTCCCCGTCAACGGGGAGGGGCTGGGGGTGGGGTTCTTTAATCAGCAATTCAAAGCTAAGATTTGGATTACTCCAAATTTATTACAACTACCTGATGCGACACTTCCCCAAGTACAATGGCATCCGCGAGTGTTGTGGGTGGGTGTTGGTTGTGAACGTGGAACACCAAAACCAGCAATTGAAGCCGCTATTGTTGAAGTATTAAAAGCTAATAATTTAGCTGAAAGTGCGATCGCAGGTATCGCCACTATAGATATTAAAGCTGATGAGCAAGGGATAATAGAATTGTGCAGCGATCGCAATCTTCCTTTACAAACTTTTCCGGCATCAGTACTAAATTCTGTAAATGTTCCTAACCCTTCAAAAGTAGTAGCAGCAGAAGTAGGCACACCTAGCGTATCAGAGGCGGCGGCTTTATCTGCTGCAAAATGTCAAAGTTTGTTAGTTACTAAACAAATTTTCTACTGTGATGCAGAAGGTAAATTAATTCAAAATACCTCCCCTGATCAAGATAAGGCTAAAATCCCAAATCGTCAGGGTGCAGTAACAGTTGCGATCGCACAAGCAGAACAAGAATATACTGGTCGCACAGGTTATCTATATTTAATTGGCACAGGACCAGGACAATTAGATCAAATGACTCCAGCAGCGCAAACTGCTGTAACTCAAGCTGATGCAGTGATTGGCTACTCTCTATATATTGATTTAATCTCGCCCTTGCTGCGACCAGGGCAAATAGTAGAAGCTTTACCAATAACCCAAGAACGTCAACGTGCAGAACGTGCGATCGCACTGGCACAATGGGGTTTAAATGTTGCTGTCGTATCTTCTGGCGACTCTGGGATTTATGGCATGGCTGGATTAGTACTAGAACAACTTAGTACTCAAAATTGGGATGGTAAAACCCCTGGAGTGCAAGTATTCCCTGGTATTACAGCCTTACAATCTGCTGCGGCGCGTGTTGGCACACCTTTAATGCACGACTTTTGCGCCATTAGCTTAAGTGATTTATTAACACCTTGGGAAGTAATCGAAAAGCGGTTAACAGCAGCAGCGCAAGCAGATTTTATAACAGCATTATACAATCCGCGATCGCAAACTCGCACACAACAAATTGCGATCGCACAAGACATCTTTCTGCAACATCGCCACCCAGATACACCAGTTTCAGTTGTTCGTTCTGCCTATCGAGATGACGAACAAATTACCTTAACAACACTGGATAAATTATTAGATGCGCCTATTGATATGCTAACCCTAGTACTAATTGGCAATCAAAGTACTCGTATCCATAGTAATTGGATGATTACGCCTAGAGGTTACTTAGGATTTGGAAATTGA
- a CDS encoding phage holin family protein: protein MPRFLVTWLLTAISLLITAYFVPGFAVRSFVAAMIAAIMLGLVNAVVKPILVLLTLPLTIVSLGLFLFVINAITIWLAGAITPGFDVAGFLPALLGSIVLTIVTSVLNFFFSDAV from the coding sequence ATGCCCAGATTTTTGGTAACTTGGTTACTGACAGCGATTTCACTACTGATTACAGCGTATTTTGTTCCAGGGTTTGCGGTTAGAAGTTTTGTTGCTGCTATGATAGCTGCAATTATGTTGGGGTTAGTAAATGCAGTTGTAAAACCGATTTTAGTACTTCTGACTTTGCCGTTGACGATAGTATCTTTAGGTTTATTTTTGTTTGTGATTAATGCCATCACAATTTGGTTGGCAGGTGCAATTACGCCTGGTTTTGACGTTGCGGGTTTCTTGCCTGCATTACTCGGTTCAATTGTTCTAACTATTGTTACAAGTGTGTTGAACTTCTTTTTTTCTGACGCTGTTTGA
- a CDS encoding 5-(carboxyamino)imidazole ribonucleotide synthase, giving the protein MKRIGVIGGGQLAWMMADAVKKLGIELIVQTPHATDPAVAIATDTILAAVADATATAQLATRCDVITFENEFIEIDALTLLADERVCFRPQLKALAPLLDKYEQRCYLNQLGLPVPKFAALEDSNSQEILTQTPIVLKARRHGYDGQGTFIIKDQNSLKTKLEQLQQTPLLVEEFVPFERELAVIAARSVAGEVVVYPVVETQQEDQVCRRVIVPAEINSKLATEIEAIAHTLLNSLQVVGLFGIELFLTRTGKILINEIAPRTHNSGHFTLDACETSQFEQQLRAVAGLPLGNTALKCQGAVMVNLLGYEHSQSDYTEKRQQLAALPETYVHWYGKTESRPGRKLGHVTVLLDSDNRSEAEAIAQKVEYIWYSS; this is encoded by the coding sequence ATGAAGCGAATTGGTGTAATCGGTGGTGGACAGTTAGCTTGGATGATGGCTGATGCCGTCAAGAAGTTAGGCATTGAATTAATTGTACAGACACCCCACGCAACTGATCCCGCAGTAGCGATCGCAACTGATACTATCCTAGCTGCTGTTGCTGATGCCACTGCTACAGCACAGTTAGCAACTCGCTGTGATGTAATTACCTTTGAAAATGAGTTTATTGAAATAGATGCTTTAACGCTTTTAGCCGACGAAAGAGTTTGCTTTCGTCCCCAGTTAAAAGCATTAGCGCCCCTACTTGACAAATACGAACAGAGATGCTACTTAAATCAACTAGGTTTACCAGTTCCAAAGTTTGCAGCTTTAGAAGATAGCAACAGCCAAGAAATATTAACCCAGACTCCAATTGTGCTGAAAGCTAGAAGGCACGGCTACGATGGTCAAGGAACTTTTATTATTAAAGACCAAAACTCTTTAAAAACTAAGTTAGAGCAACTTCAACAGACACCACTGCTAGTGGAAGAATTTGTACCTTTTGAGCGAGAATTAGCTGTAATTGCCGCCCGTTCCGTTGCTGGTGAGGTGGTAGTTTATCCAGTAGTGGAAACGCAACAAGAAGATCAAGTTTGCCGCCGCGTGATAGTTCCAGCCGAGATTAATAGTAAATTAGCAACAGAGATCGAGGCGATCGCACATACATTATTAAATAGTCTGCAAGTAGTGGGACTTTTTGGCATTGAGCTATTTCTTACCCGTACTGGCAAGATATTAATCAACGAAATAGCACCACGCACCCACAATTCAGGACACTTTACCCTAGATGCGTGTGAAACTTCCCAATTTGAACAGCAACTCAGAGCGGTTGCTGGTTTACCTTTAGGTAATACAGCATTAAAGTGTCAAGGTGCTGTGATGGTTAACCTACTAGGTTATGAACATTCCCAGAGTGATTACACAGAAAAACGCCAACAATTAGCCGCGCTACCTGAGACTTACGTCCATTGGTACGGTAAAACAGAATCGCGTCCTGGTCGTAAACTAGGTCACGTCACCGTTTTACTAGATTCAGATAACCGAAGTGAAGCAGAAGCGATCGCTCAGAAAGTAGAATATATCTGGTATAGCAGTTAG
- a CDS encoding M16 family metallopeptidase, translating to MSQLLTTSKFPAEIFRLDNGLTVIHQHLPATPVVVIDVWVKAGAIAEPAEWCGMAHFLEHMIFKGTELLATGVFDQVIENRGGITNAATSHDYAHFFITIAADYLEETLPVLAELLLNAAIPDSEFGCERDVVLEEIRSCYDNPDFVGFQTLTESIYQYHPYGRPILGTEAHLMERSPEQMRCFHQHHYQPENMTVVIVGGVTKERAIEAVSSAFENFCSAPECPRETPEAEPPLTEIRRQELFFPRLEQARLYMGWIGAGVDQLRDAYGLDLLSVLLADGRSSRLVRELREEQGLVQGIASSFSLQRDSSLFTISACLEAKHLERVEALIRDRLFELQTTPVSPAELSRCKRLLCNDYAFSTETPSQLAGLYGYYNTIANAEIAVTYPDQMQQFQASDLQQLAQQYLSPQYYAVTTLQPSWW from the coding sequence TTGTCTCAACTATTAACTACATCAAAATTTCCCGCCGAGATCTTTAGGCTGGACAATGGGTTGACAGTTATTCACCAACACCTACCCGCTACACCAGTCGTAGTCATAGATGTTTGGGTAAAAGCTGGTGCGATCGCAGAACCAGCCGAGTGGTGTGGTATGGCTCATTTCCTAGAACACATGATTTTCAAAGGAACTGAGCTACTAGCAACTGGCGTATTTGACCAAGTAATTGAAAATCGCGGTGGCATAACTAATGCCGCGACGAGCCATGACTATGCTCATTTTTTCATTACCATCGCGGCGGATTATTTAGAAGAAACATTACCCGTATTAGCGGAATTGCTATTAAATGCAGCAATTCCAGATAGCGAGTTTGGATGTGAGCGAGATGTGGTATTAGAAGAAATTCGCTCTTGTTATGACAATCCTGATTTTGTGGGATTTCAAACACTGACAGAAAGTATTTATCAGTATCACCCCTACGGACGACCGATTTTAGGCACAGAAGCACATTTGATGGAGCGATCGCCCGAACAAATGCGCTGCTTCCACCAGCATCACTACCAGCCGGAAAACATGACAGTGGTAATTGTGGGAGGAGTGACCAAAGAACGAGCGATAGAAGCTGTCAGCAGCGCCTTTGAGAACTTTTGTTCAGCCCCTGAGTGTCCTAGAGAAACACCAGAAGCAGAACCACCTTTAACAGAAATTCGCCGTCAAGAACTTTTCTTTCCTAGACTAGAACAAGCCCGTCTATATATGGGCTGGATTGGGGCAGGTGTAGATCAACTGCGGGATGCTTATGGGTTAGATTTGCTTTCTGTACTGTTAGCAGATGGGCGCTCTTCCCGATTAGTGCGAGAATTACGGGAAGAACAGGGTTTAGTCCAAGGCATCGCTAGTAGTTTCTCATTACAACGAGATTCAAGCTTGTTTACCATTAGTGCTTGCTTAGAAGCCAAGCATCTAGAGCGAGTAGAAGCACTAATTCGCGATCGCTTATTTGAGTTACAGACAACGCCAGTCTCACCAGCAGAATTATCCCGATGTAAACGCTTACTATGTAACGACTACGCCTTTTCTACAGAAACTCCTAGCCAACTGGCGGGTTTATACGGGTACTACAACACCATTGCTAATGCTGAAATTGCCGTAACTTATCCAGATCAAATGCAGCAATTTCAAGCATCGGATCTACAGCAATTAGCACAGCAGTATCTTTCTCCTCAGTATTATGCTGTCACAACTCTTCAGCCTAGCTGGTGGTAA
- a CDS encoding M16 family metallopeptidase, with the protein MVQINSNVIRQQQQTTIHRTLLDNGIVVLVVENPAADIIAGRIFIRSGSCCEAREKAGLCHLLSAVITKGTQKLSSMEIAERVESVGASLGTDAATDYFQVSIKTVSTDFPDMLHLAAEILREPTFPAEEVELEQRLTIQAIRSQQEQPSAIAFDQLRQAMYPQHPYGLSSLGTEASVSKLNRADLQDYHQTYFRPDNFVISIAGRITAEDAVALVEEVFGDWQPPKTPLPDLHLPSVISQPLTTITAQETQQSMVMLGYLVPPVQNPDYATLKLINTYLGNGLSSRLFVELREKRGLAYEVSAFYPTRLDTSQFVVYMGTAPENTAIAMSGLRTEVERLCSTQLTPDELQASQNKLLGQYALGKQTNGQLSQVFGWYETIKLGIEFDTRFQEEVKAVTPEMIQQVASKYFIEPYISLVGPAAVVEPLKSTNVS; encoded by the coding sequence ATGGTTCAAATTAATTCCAACGTCATACGGCAACAACAACAAACAACGATCCATCGCACTCTTTTAGATAATGGCATTGTAGTACTGGTAGTAGAAAATCCTGCTGCTGATATTATTGCTGGTCGTATCTTTATTCGCTCCGGTAGCTGCTGCGAAGCTAGAGAAAAAGCTGGGTTATGTCACTTGCTATCAGCAGTAATTACTAAAGGTACGCAAAAGCTGTCATCTATGGAAATTGCTGAACGGGTGGAGTCAGTTGGCGCTAGTTTGGGTACTGATGCAGCTACAGATTATTTTCAAGTAAGCATTAAGACGGTTTCTACTGATTTTCCAGATATGCTGCATTTAGCAGCAGAAATATTGCGCGAGCCTACTTTTCCAGCAGAGGAAGTAGAATTAGAGCAACGTCTAACTATCCAAGCTATTCGTTCTCAGCAAGAACAACCAAGTGCGATCGCATTTGACCAATTAAGACAGGCAATGTACCCGCAACATCCCTACGGGTTATCCAGTTTAGGTACAGAAGCCAGCGTATCTAAGCTTAACCGTGCTGACTTACAGGACTACCATCAAACTTATTTCCGCCCAGATAATTTCGTAATTAGTATTGCTGGTAGAATCACAGCCGAAGACGCAGTTGCCTTGGTAGAAGAAGTTTTTGGAGATTGGCAACCACCCAAAACACCCTTACCAGATCTACATCTCCCTTCAGTTATATCCCAACCCTTAACAACAATTACTGCCCAAGAAACCCAGCAATCAATGGTGATGTTAGGGTATTTAGTGCCACCAGTACAAAATCCTGATTACGCTACCTTAAAGTTAATTAATACTTATTTAGGGAACGGTCTTTCTAGTCGCTTATTTGTAGAATTGCGGGAAAAACGCGGTTTAGCTTACGAAGTATCGGCATTTTATCCCACACGCTTAGATACTTCCCAGTTTGTAGTTTATATGGGTACTGCACCAGAAAATACTGCGATCGCCATGTCCGGTTTACGCACCGAAGTAGAACGTCTTTGTAGTACCCAGCTAACCCCCGATGAACTACAAGCATCCCAAAATAAATTGTTAGGTCAGTACGCCTTGGGTAAACAAACCAACGGACAATTATCTCAAGTATTTGGCTGGTATGAAACTATCAAACTAGGAATTGAATTTGATACCCGTTTTCAGGAAGAAGTTAAAGCAGTTACCCCCGAAATGATCCAACAAGTTGCTAGTAAATATTTCATAGAACCATATATCTCATTAGTAGGTCCTGCTGCGGTAGTTGAACCACTCAAAAGTACTAATGTGTCTTAG
- a CDS encoding RNA-guided endonuclease InsQ/TnpB family protein, producing the protein MIATRRTTFRLYPNQAQTAKLFEWRRLHCWLYNQALSDRQIAYKRDKKSVSYYDQQRAVKVIRQVLPEFKELGSHALQATIKRVDFAYNRFFQGLGKYPRFKSLRHYSGWTYPCNSGWKAHTNGVNGYLDISNLGQVQMRGSSRTWGNPTTLTIVYRNQKWYASITVACDVIRETGSGLIGLDFGCNIAVMGAIHLGDGEYEQVAIDNPRYLKQVQTKIKQANRQKRRKRSPNYKKHIKASKGWRKANGCVSKLVRIAANQRQDFIHKVAAQIVSSNSMVATEKLNLKNMTKKAKKGSKRKQQKTGLNRSILDVGMGMLRSAIEYKVEEAGGVFVEIPTQKVKPSQRCPKCDFVKPKTLSERVHKCEKCTYTCDRDFASAQVCAEYLRTGLGTSLAKHGCSTSISNPKVVKNCGGMKQVGQLKCQKPRPSS; encoded by the coding sequence ATGATAGCAACACGACGCACAACATTTCGCTTATACCCAAATCAAGCTCAAACGGCAAAATTGTTTGAGTGGCGACGTTTACACTGCTGGTTATATAACCAAGCATTAAGTGACCGTCAAATTGCGTATAAACGGGATAAGAAAAGTGTTAGCTATTACGACCAACAACGTGCAGTTAAGGTTATACGTCAAGTATTACCAGAATTTAAAGAGTTAGGTTCTCACGCCTTACAAGCAACTATTAAACGGGTTGATTTTGCCTATAATCGGTTTTTTCAGGGATTAGGAAAATATCCAAGATTTAAATCATTGCGTCATTATTCTGGCTGGACTTATCCCTGTAATAGTGGATGGAAAGCTCATACTAATGGTGTTAATGGTTATCTCGATATTTCCAATTTGGGACAAGTCCAGATGAGAGGTTCATCGAGAACTTGGGGCAATCCTACTACTTTAACTATTGTTTACCGAAATCAGAAATGGTACGCATCAATTACAGTTGCTTGTGATGTGATTAGGGAAACGGGTTCTGGGTTAATTGGTTTGGATTTCGGTTGTAATATTGCAGTAATGGGAGCGATTCATTTAGGTGATGGTGAATATGAACAAGTAGCCATCGACAATCCTAGATACTTAAAGCAAGTACAAACCAAAATCAAACAAGCTAACCGTCAGAAACGGCGGAAACGTTCACCTAACTATAAGAAGCATATTAAAGCATCAAAAGGATGGAGAAAAGCGAATGGATGCGTTAGTAAATTAGTACGCATTGCCGCTAATCAGCGACAAGATTTTATTCATAAGGTAGCAGCACAGATTGTAAGCAGTAATAGCATGGTTGCTACTGAGAAGTTAAACCTTAAAAACATGACCAAGAAAGCTAAAAAAGGTAGTAAGCGAAAACAGCAGAAAACAGGGCTGAATCGCTCTATCTTAGATGTGGGAATGGGAATGTTGCGGTCAGCGATTGAGTATAAGGTTGAGGAAGCGGGAGGGGTTTTTGTAGAAATTCCTACTCAAAAAGTTAAACCTTCTCAACGCTGTCCAAAATGCGATTTTGTAAAGCCTAAGACTTTATCAGAACGAGTTCATAAGTGCGAAAAATGCACCTATACCTGTGATCGAGATTTTGCTTCGGCGCAGGTATGTGCAGAGTATTTACGCACGGGGTTAGGAACTAGCCTCGCCAAGCATGGATGTTCGACCTCTATTTCTAACCCTAAAGTTGTCAAAAACTGCGGAGGTATGAAACAAGTTGGACAGTTGAAGTGCCAGAAACCTCGTCCATCATCTTAG